In a single window of the Candidatus Limnocylindria bacterium genome:
- a CDS encoding helix-turn-helix transcriptional regulator, which yields MSRDIEDMNRRLLRARDAMDRAYAEPLDVRSVAAVANLSEAHFSRSFRATFGETPHRYLQRRRVERSMFLLRETDRSVTDICFDVGFMSLGTFSRTFREIVGETPSDYRAANGPVMAPNCIWMAATRPRAASSVATRSSSFGEADAPAAP from the coding sequence GTGAGCCGAGACATCGAGGACATGAACAGGCGCCTGCTGCGCGCCCGCGACGCCATGGACCGCGCCTACGCCGAGCCGCTCGACGTCCGCTCCGTGGCCGCCGTAGCCAATCTCTCCGAGGCGCATTTCAGCCGCAGCTTCCGCGCCACCTTCGGGGAGACGCCGCACCGTTACCTTCAGCGGCGGCGGGTCGAGCGCTCGATGTTCCTACTGCGCGAGACCGACCGCAGCGTCACCGACATCTGCTTCGACGTCGGCTTCATGAGCCTCGGAACCTTCAGCCGCACGTTCCGGGAGATCGTCGGTGAAACGCCGTCGGACTACCGCGCGGCGAATGGACCGGTCATGGCGCCAAACTGCATCTGGATGGCGGCCACCCGGCCACGCGCCGCATCGAGCGTCGCGACGCGATCGAGCAGTTTTGGAGAAGCGGACGCGCCAGCGGCTCCCTAG
- a CDS encoding DUF1801 domain-containing protein encodes MPEKKSAKNATRKTAPIVGLSAAEKAALKETIADQKAAAAGLEGEKALLAKIASMVEPDRGMAKRIHAIVKANAPTLQPTTWYGMPAYSKNGKAVLFFQDKAKFKARYATFGFNDNASLDDGNMWPTSYALTKLTPADEAKITALVKKAAR; translated from the coding sequence ATGCCTGAAAAGAAGAGCGCAAAGAACGCCACGCGTAAGACGGCGCCGATAGTGGGACTCAGCGCCGCAGAAAAAGCCGCGCTGAAGGAGACCATCGCGGATCAGAAGGCCGCCGCCGCCGGCCTCGAGGGTGAGAAGGCGTTGCTGGCGAAGATCGCCTCGATGGTCGAACCGGACCGCGGCATGGCCAAGCGGATCCACGCGATCGTCAAGGCCAACGCGCCAACGCTTCAGCCGACGACCTGGTACGGGATGCCCGCGTACTCCAAGAATGGCAAGGCCGTTCTCTTCTTCCAGGACAAGGCGAAGTTCAAGGCGAGGTACGCCACGTTCGGCTTCAACGACAACGCCAGCTTGGACGACGGCAACATGTGGCCGACCTCATACGCGCTGACGAAGCTGACTCCCGCCGATGAGGCAAAGATCACCGCGCTTGTGAAGAAAGCGGCGCGCTGA
- a CDS encoding DinB family protein: MYDTPLTIDQVLTRLAEQPKEIAVITADLPRARVQRAPHRDEWSVNDVLAHLRSCGDMWGKYMATILAEDRPTIRATSPRTWIKKTNYPELEFAISFRAFAKQRAELLRLLRPLPKAAWYRTAMVTGAGRPRERTVFEYAQWLADHERTHVKQIARIASGSRGRAA, translated from the coding sequence GTGTACGACACACCGCTCACGATCGACCAGGTCCTCACGCGGCTTGCGGAGCAGCCGAAGGAGATCGCCGTGATCACGGCGGATCTCCCGCGAGCCCGTGTGCAGCGTGCCCCGCACCGCGACGAGTGGTCCGTCAATGATGTGCTCGCCCATCTCCGTTCGTGCGGCGACATGTGGGGCAAATACATGGCGACGATCCTCGCCGAAGATCGGCCGACGATCCGAGCGACCAGTCCCAGGACGTGGATCAAGAAGACCAACTATCCCGAGCTGGAATTCGCGATCTCCTTCCGCGCCTTTGCGAAGCAGCGTGCCGAGCTACTGAGGCTCCTGCGTCCTTTGCCAAAGGCAGCCTGGTATCGCACCGCGATGGTGACCGGCGCCGGAAGGCCACGCGAACGAACGGTGTTCGAGTACGCGCAGTGGCTCGCTGACCACGAGCGAACTCATGTGAAACAGATCGCGCGCATCGCGAGTGGATCACGAGGGAGGGCCGCATGA
- a CDS encoding crosslink repair DNA glycosylase YcaQ family protein, with protein sequence MLTRAQILAFRRHTGALDERLPRGRRSLRRAAWAGLQDSMPRAALLSIHARVERTKPSTWEDSSLVQIWGPRYHAYVIPTRDLAVFSLGRLPDEGGALRVAEDLAARLHRHLRGTRIAYGDAGTALGGHPNRLTYAAPTGTVLIRWDGARRPIVWTVPRPKVDPRDARLELARRYLHIFGPTTRTPISDSWILTSDEPTLRAAARPPASARLLPSGDTYYLLQGRDRQLLVPRTSSRRALWTPRVWPGAVLVEGEIAGTWRRSVGTVTIQTWRCRYALTT encoded by the coding sequence GTGCTCACGCGGGCGCAAATCCTCGCGTTCCGCCGGCACACTGGGGCGCTCGACGAACGGCTCCCTCGCGGGCGGCGCTCGCTCCGGCGTGCGGCGTGGGCGGGCCTCCAAGACAGCATGCCTCGCGCCGCGCTCCTCTCCATCCATGCACGCGTCGAGCGAACCAAGCCGTCGACGTGGGAGGACTCGTCACTCGTCCAGATCTGGGGACCGCGTTACCACGCGTACGTCATCCCGACGCGGGATCTCGCCGTCTTCTCGCTCGGGAGGCTGCCCGATGAGGGCGGCGCCCTGCGTGTCGCAGAGGACCTGGCCGCTCGCCTGCACCGCCACCTTCGCGGTACGAGGATCGCGTATGGCGATGCGGGCACAGCGCTCGGCGGGCACCCCAATCGGCTCACGTACGCCGCACCGACCGGCACGGTCCTGATCCGCTGGGACGGCGCACGACGACCGATCGTCTGGACGGTACCGCGGCCCAAGGTCGATCCGCGCGATGCTCGCCTCGAGCTCGCGCGTCGCTACCTGCACATCTTCGGTCCCACCACACGAACACCGATCAGTGACTCCTGGATCCTCACGAGCGACGAACCGACGCTCCGCGCCGCCGCTCGGCCCCCAGCTTCAGCGCGGCTCCTCCCGAGCGGCGACACCTACTACCTTCTTCAAGGACGCGACCGCCAGCTCCTGGTCCCGCGCACCTCTTCTCGCCGCGCGCTCTGGACGCCTCGCGTCTGGCCCGGTGCCGTCCTCGTCGAAGGCGAGATCGCCGGGACATGGCGACGTTCAGTCGGGACGGTGACCATCCAGACCTGGCGCTGCCGCTATGCCTTGACCACGTAG
- a CDS encoding VOC family protein, giving the protein MITKLNVASIFVLDKDEALDFYVNKLGLEKGQDVKQGSYRWLTVRVPGNGTEISLEQPGSPLHDDATAAQLRELIAKGAMSSLVFNTDDVRGLYETLQARGVTDFTQEPIEHFYGTDMGFRDPFGNAIRILQQGKVAQKVTA; this is encoded by the coding sequence ATGATCACCAAGCTGAACGTCGCATCGATCTTTGTCCTCGACAAGGACGAGGCCCTCGACTTCTATGTCAACAAGCTCGGGCTAGAGAAGGGCCAGGACGTCAAGCAAGGCTCGTACCGCTGGCTGACGGTGCGCGTCCCCGGCAACGGTACGGAGATTTCCCTGGAGCAGCCCGGTTCGCCACTGCACGATGACGCCACCGCCGCGCAGCTCCGCGAGCTGATCGCCAAGGGTGCGATGAGCTCCCTCGTCTTCAACACCGACGACGTCAGGGGTCTGTACGAGACCCTCCAGGCGCGCGGCGTCACTGATTTCACCCAGGAGCCCATCGAGCACTTCTACGGCACGGACATGGGCTTCCGCGATCCCTTCGGCAACGCGATCCGGATCCTCCAGCAGGGCAAAGTCGCCCAGAAGGTGACGGCCTGA
- a CDS encoding exo-alpha-sialidase, whose amino-acid sequence MSKVRVLVGTRKGAFVLEADGQRKKWSVSGPHFAGWEIYHVKGSPADPERLFASQTSGWFGQIIQRSDDGGKTWHQPGTPPGEPTKTPDGMPKGESNKFAYDASPETGKPLTTHQWYDGSQRPWEFKRVWHLEPSLTDPDTVYAGVEDAALFRTTDGGQNWKELSGLRGHGTGPQWQPGAGGLCLHTIIEDPKDPKRLFVAISSAGAFRTDDAGTTWKPINRGLRSQYIPDPDAEIGHCVHRIAMHPSRPNVLFMQKHWDVLRSDDAGDTWREVSGNLPSDFGFVIDVNANEPETIYVVPIKSDSEHFVPDGKLRVYRSRSGGNEWEALTKGLPQSDCYVNVLRDAMAVDSLDKCGVYFGTTGGQVYASADAGDSWAPIVRDLPPVLSVEVQTLR is encoded by the coding sequence ATGAGCAAAGTGCGAGTACTCGTCGGCACACGCAAGGGCGCGTTCGTCCTCGAGGCGGACGGGCAGCGCAAGAAATGGAGCGTCAGCGGTCCGCACTTCGCGGGCTGGGAGATCTACCACGTGAAGGGCTCCCCGGCTGATCCCGAACGGCTCTTCGCTTCACAGACAAGCGGTTGGTTCGGCCAGATCATCCAGAGATCGGACGACGGCGGTAAGACGTGGCATCAGCCCGGGACACCACCCGGCGAACCGACCAAGACACCGGACGGGATGCCGAAAGGCGAGAGCAACAAGTTCGCGTACGACGCATCACCCGAGACGGGCAAGCCGCTCACGACGCACCAGTGGTACGACGGATCTCAGCGGCCGTGGGAGTTCAAGCGCGTCTGGCATCTCGAGCCGTCACTGACGGACCCGGACACGGTCTACGCCGGTGTCGAGGACGCCGCGCTCTTCCGCACCACCGACGGCGGCCAGAACTGGAAGGAGCTCTCGGGGCTACGCGGCCACGGCACCGGCCCGCAGTGGCAGCCTGGAGCGGGCGGCCTCTGCCTGCACACGATCATCGAGGACCCGAAGGATCCCAAGCGACTGTTCGTCGCGATCTCGTCGGCCGGCGCATTCCGGACGGACGACGCTGGCACGACGTGGAAGCCGATCAACCGCGGACTGAGGTCGCAGTACATACCTGACCCGGACGCTGAGATCGGCCACTGCGTTCACCGCATCGCCATGCACCCCTCGCGACCGAACGTGTTGTTCATGCAGAAGCACTGGGATGTCTTGCGAAGTGACGATGCGGGCGACACATGGAGAGAAGTGAGCGGGAACCTGCCGAGCGACTTCGGCTTCGTGATCGACGTGAACGCCAACGAGCCGGAAACGATCTACGTCGTCCCGATCAAGAGCGACTCCGAGCACTTCGTGCCCGATGGGAAGCTGCGGGTGTACCGGAGCCGCAGCGGCGGGAACGAGTGGGAGGCGCTGACGAAGGGTCTGCCGCAGAGCGACTGCTACGTGAACGTGCTGCGCGACGCGATGGCGGTCGACTCGCTCGACAAATGCGGCGTGTACTTCGGCACGACCGGCGGCCAGGTGTACGCGTCCGCG
- a CDS encoding RDD family protein: MFQAAYFTYFWSAAGKGQTLGSRALNIRVVKTDGSYLDYAGAFLRYVGFFISCVVFLLGVIWAAFDAQKQGWHDKIAGTYVVKA; this comes from the coding sequence CTGTTCCAAGCCGCGTACTTCACGTACTTCTGGTCGGCGGCCGGCAAAGGACAGACGCTCGGAAGCCGCGCGCTCAACATCCGCGTGGTGAAGACAGACGGCTCGTACCTCGATTACGCCGGCGCGTTCCTTCGCTACGTCGGCTTCTTCATCTCGTGCGTGGTGTTCCTCCTCGGCGTCATCTGGGCGGCGTTCGACGCGCAGAAGCAGGGCTGGCACGACAAGATCGCCGGCACCTACGTGGTCAAGGCATAG
- a CDS encoding carboxylesterase/lipase family protein, whose translation MAVTYATSPLVSIRQGKVRGMLADGVRTFKGIPYAAPPFGANRLRAPQPAEPWTGVRDAFVDGRKPPQPPFPGTENAPAPWDRAPVGEDCLNLNIWTPDLGAVRLPVMIWITGGSFRAGSNAWYDGSRFARDGVVCVAINYRSGPEGFLYLKDGTPNRGLLDQIAAMRWVRENITAFGGDPDNVTICGESAGAMSIGMLLAVPRAKGLFRRAILQSGAAHHVISADAARRIGEYFAEKLGVEPTHEAMAAVPFDRIIAAHAALDADVAAHPDPGQWCVSMAGAMLTQPVIDGDVIPSAPLERIRTGSAADVDLIVGTNVDDWRMFLAFTGAIGQITDQMLSGPVIEYGPQSFAAYGLPIERALAVYRAANPKATPGDLLAAIQTDWWCRIPAIRLADAHVSTASRTYMYEFAWPSPAASGLFGACHGLEIPFVFDTLDKGPSQMLGDLLGDDPPRQLAATMHSAWVSFIGRGDPGWPEYELDRRATMRFNTISEVVSDPRASERALWEGTR comes from the coding sequence ATGGCAGTCACATACGCGACCAGTCCGCTCGTCAGCATCCGGCAAGGGAAGGTGCGCGGCATGCTCGCCGACGGTGTCCGCACGTTCAAAGGAATCCCATACGCCGCTCCGCCCTTCGGCGCGAATCGTCTCCGCGCGCCGCAGCCGGCCGAGCCGTGGACCGGCGTTCGCGACGCCTTCGTCGACGGACGTAAGCCGCCGCAGCCTCCGTTCCCGGGGACCGAGAATGCGCCCGCTCCGTGGGATCGTGCGCCAGTGGGCGAGGACTGCCTGAACCTCAATATCTGGACGCCCGACTTGGGAGCGGTGCGCCTTCCGGTGATGATCTGGATCACCGGCGGCTCGTTCCGGGCTGGGTCCAACGCGTGGTACGACGGCAGTCGCTTCGCGCGCGATGGCGTCGTGTGCGTGGCCATCAACTACCGTTCCGGTCCCGAGGGCTTCCTCTACCTGAAGGACGGGACGCCCAACCGCGGTCTTCTCGACCAGATCGCGGCGATGCGCTGGGTACGCGAGAACATCACTGCCTTCGGTGGCGATCCGGACAACGTCACCATCTGCGGCGAGTCCGCGGGCGCGATGAGCATCGGGATGCTGCTCGCGGTGCCACGTGCGAAGGGCCTGTTCCGGCGCGCCATCCTTCAGAGCGGCGCCGCGCATCACGTCATCTCAGCCGACGCGGCGCGGCGGATCGGCGAGTACTTCGCCGAGAAGCTCGGGGTCGAACCCACTCATGAGGCGATGGCCGCGGTCCCGTTCGATCGGATCATCGCCGCGCACGCGGCGCTGGACGCGGACGTGGCGGCGCATCCCGACCCGGGCCAGTGGTGCGTCAGCATGGCCGGCGCGATGCTGACGCAGCCCGTCATCGATGGAGACGTGATCCCGTCGGCACCGTTGGAGCGCATTCGGACTGGCTCCGCCGCCGATGTGGACCTGATCGTCGGCACGAACGTCGACGACTGGCGCATGTTCCTGGCGTTCACCGGAGCCATCGGCCAGATCACCGACCAGATGCTCAGCGGTCCCGTCATCGAGTACGGGCCACAAAGCTTCGCGGCTTATGGACTACCCATCGAACGCGCGCTGGCCGTCTATCGCGCCGCGAACCCGAAGGCCACACCCGGCGACCTTCTCGCGGCCATCCAGACCGACTGGTGGTGCCGAATTCCGGCGATCCGTCTCGCCGATGCTCACGTGAGCACTGCATCGCGCACGTACATGTACGAATTCGCATGGCCGTCACCAGCCGCGAGCGGACTCTTCGGTGCCTGCCATGGGCTCGAGATCCCATTCGTCTTCGACACGCTCGACAAAGGCCCAAGCCAGATGCTCGGAGATCTCCTCGGTGACGACCCGCCGCGGCAGCTCGCGGCCACCATGCATTCCGCGTGGGTCTCGTTCATCGGTCGAGGAGATCCGGGGTGGCCCGAGTACGAGCTCGACCGCAGGGCGACGATGCGTTTCAACACGATCTCCGAGGTCGTGAGCGATCCGCGGGCTTCGGAGAGGGCGCTGTGGGAAGGCACCCGATAG